In Lentibacillus amyloliquefaciens, one DNA window encodes the following:
- a CDS encoding response regulator — MTKKRTKIVLIDDHKLFREGVKRILDFESSFEVVAEGDDGNIASQLVRKHRPDVVLMDINMPKLNGVQATADLVRKYPNTNVIILSIHDDESYVTHALKTGAQGYLLKEMDSDALIEAIKVVREGGSYLHPRITHNLVQEYRRLARENAATVAENAVEYHKPLHLLTRRECEVLQLLADGKSNRGVAERLYISEKTVKNHVSNILQKMNVNDRTQAVVSAIRKGWVEMDS; from the coding sequence ATGACGAAAAAACGAACCAAAATTGTATTAATCGACGACCATAAGTTATTCCGTGAAGGGGTTAAGCGCATCCTGGATTTTGAATCCTCTTTCGAAGTTGTAGCTGAAGGTGATGATGGCAATATTGCCTCTCAATTGGTTCGGAAACACAGACCAGATGTGGTGCTGATGGACATCAATATGCCAAAATTAAATGGTGTTCAGGCCACTGCAGATCTAGTGCGAAAATATCCGAATACCAATGTCATTATCCTGTCGATACACGATGACGAAAGCTATGTAACGCATGCATTAAAAACGGGGGCACAGGGGTATTTACTTAAGGAAATGGATTCAGATGCCTTAATCGAAGCGATAAAAGTTGTTCGTGAAGGCGGCTCTTATCTCCATCCAAGAATCACCCACAATCTGGTTCAGGAATATCGACGTCTGGCACGTGAAAACGCGGCAACCGTTGCAGAAAATGCTGTCGAATACCATAAACCGCTGCATTTGCTTACACGCCGTGAATGTGAAGTCCTGCAGCTCCTGGCTGATGGGAAAAGCAACAGAGGCGTTGCGGAACGATTATATATCAGTGAAAAAACAGTGAAAAATCATGTGAGCAATATTTTGCAAAAAATGAACGTTAATGACCGCACACAGGCTGTTGTTTCCGCCATCCGAAAAGGCTGGGTTGAGATGGACAGCTAA